The DNA region GCTCGGAGAAGCGCTCCGGATCGAAGCGGTCCGGTTCGGGGTAGATTGCCGGGTTGCGGTGGATTTGACGGATCGACACGGTGATGTCGGTTCCGGCGGGGACTATCACTCCGTTCATTTCGGTGTCCGCTTGGATTTTACGCCCGATGAAGGCCACCGGGGGCATGATTCGCATCGCTTCCTTGAGGACCATTTCGAGGTACTTGAAGTTTTGGAGGGTGTTTTGGTTAAGGGGTGCGGTTTTGCTGTCTTCTGCGCCGAGAAGGGAAAGGATTTCCTGGTAGACTTTTTCCTGGATGTCCTGGTGCTTTGCCAGCTGGTAGATGGTGAAGGAAATGCCCGAGGTTGTGGTGTCGTGACCCTCGAACATGAACGTGTCCACTTCTTCGCGAATGTCGGAATCGGAGAGGGGCCGACCGTTGACGGTGACGTTGAGGAGTAGGTCCAGGAAGGTTTGTCGCTTTTTGCTGTACAGATCGGTGGATGGATCTGTCGGTTCGGGTTCTTTTGGTTGGTTCGCCATCTCTTGGCGTCGCTTTTTGATAACGGAGTCGGTAAACTGGTGAAGCCGGGCGATAAGCTTGCGCTGCTCACGTGCGTTCGGTGTGGTGAGCCAGAACAGTTTGGGGTACGGATTCAAGGGGTGGAAAATGCGCTTCAGGACCAGCTCGGACATTGTTTTCACGTCACTTACGTACTGGTTGGTGGGTTCGGCCAGTGCGTTTATGTGGACTCCCATTGAGGTCGAGCAGATGCTGTCCAGGGCGTACAGCGAGATGGGGTCGTAGATATCGAACTCGCCTTTGCCTACGTGCGTGCGCAGATTGTTCACCAGCACGTCGGTTTCCTTGTTGAACACTTCGACGAAGCTTTCGAGGATTTTGAAGTGGAACGTTGGGGTTATGATCTTTCTTCGCTGGAACCACTTTTCGCCGGTAGAGATGAGCAGTCCGTTGCCGAGCCAGGGTTCCACGAAGCCGTACACGTTCGCTTTGGCGGTATCCTTCGGCATCAGCACCTTTTCGGCGTTCTTGGCCGTTCCGATGATCAGCTGGTGGTCGTTGCCCAGC from Culex quinquefasciatus strain JHB chromosome 3, VPISU_Cqui_1.0_pri_paternal, whole genome shotgun sequence includes:
- the LOC6043769 gene encoding cytochrome P450 4d2 encodes the protein MLLFAILAGLLALALFQAYQTRQRVLRYTRKFGCPEPHWLFGHLLNFPKDPVGITMHTIEIQKQYGPDTVLWRLGNDHQLIIGTAKNAEKVLMPKDTAKANVYGFVEPWLGNGLLISTGEKWFQRRKIITPTFHFKILESFVEVFNKETDVLVNNLRTHVGKGEFDIYDPISLYALDSICSTSMGVHINALAEPTNQYVSDVKTMSELVLKRIFHPLNPYPKLFWLTTPNAREQRKLIARLHQFTDSVIKKRRQEMANQPKEPEPTDPSTDLYSKKRQTFLDLLLNVTVNGRPLSDSDIREEVDTFMFEGHDTTTSGISFTIYQLAKHQDIQEKVYQEILSLLGAEDSKTAPLNQNTLQNFKYLEMVLKEAMRIMPPVAFIGRKIQADTEMNGVIVPAGTDITVSIRQIHRNPAIYPEPDRFDPERFSEHAEHKRGPFDYIPFSVGSRNCIGQRYAIMEMKITLIRLLANYKILAGESLNDLRFKMDLVLRPVDGIPIRVQARK